One window of the Peptacetobacter hiranonis genome contains the following:
- the dnaK gene encoding molecular chaperone DnaK — protein sequence MAKVIGIDLGTTNSCVAVLEGGEPQIIPNSEGMRTTPSVVAFTKDGERIVGEPAKRQAVTNADRTISSIKTHMGTDYKVNIDGKDYSPQEISAIILQKLKSDAESYLGEKVTEAVITVPAYFTDAQRQATKDAGRIAGLEVKRIINEPTAASLAYGMDKLDQDKKILVFDLGGGTFDVSLLEIGDGTFEVLATAGNNRLGGDDFDKIIIDYLAEEFKKAEGVDLRNDKMALQRLKEAAEKAKKELSSTMSTNINLPFITATAEGPKHLNIDLSRAKFEELTAGLVEKTMEPMKRAISDAGISVSEIDDVLLVGGSTRIPAVQEAVKKFIGKEPHKGINPDECVAAGASIQAGVLTGEVNDLLLLDVTPLSLGIETLGNVFTKIIERNTTIPTKKSQVFSTAADNQTAVDIHVLQGERSMAYDNTTLGRFQLTDIPPAMRGIPQIEVTFDIDANGIVHVTAKDLGTGKEQKITITSNTNLSEEEIERKVKEAEMNAEADKAKKEKIEAVNQAESTVYQTEKTLKEVEDKISADDKAEIEKAIENVKSVKDKEDASAEEIKNAIDELMQKFQKVSEVMYQQAQQQAGAEQANEGSSSNNDNVYDADFKEVDEDK from the coding sequence ATGGCAAAAGTAATAGGTATAGACTTAGGTACAACAAACTCATGTGTAGCAGTATTAGAAGGTGGAGAACCACAGATAATACCAAACTCAGAAGGTATGAGAACTACTCCTTCAGTAGTAGCTTTCACTAAAGATGGAGAAAGAATAGTTGGGGAACCAGCAAAAAGACAGGCAGTAACAAATGCAGATAGAACTATAAGCTCAATAAAAACTCATATGGGTACTGACTACAAAGTAAATATAGATGGAAAAGATTATTCACCACAGGAAATATCAGCAATAATACTTCAGAAATTAAAATCTGATGCAGAAAGCTACTTAGGTGAAAAAGTAACAGAAGCAGTTATAACTGTTCCAGCATACTTCACAGATGCTCAGAGACAGGCAACTAAAGACGCTGGTAGAATAGCAGGACTTGAAGTTAAGAGAATAATAAATGAACCAACAGCAGCATCACTTGCTTACGGTATGGATAAATTAGATCAGGATAAAAAAATATTAGTATTCGACTTAGGTGGAGGTACATTCGACGTTTCATTACTTGAAATAGGTGATGGTACTTTCGAAGTTTTAGCTACAGCTGGTAACAACAGATTAGGTGGAGATGACTTCGATAAAATAATAATAGACTACTTAGCAGAAGAATTCAAAAAAGCTGAAGGTGTTGATTTAAGAAACGACAAAATGGCTCTTCAGAGATTAAAAGAAGCTGCTGAAAAAGCTAAAAAAGAATTATCTTCAACAATGAGTACAAATATAAACCTTCCATTCATAACAGCAACTGCAGAAGGTCCAAAACACTTAAACATAGATTTATCAAGAGCTAAATTTGAAGAATTAACAGCAGGATTAGTTGAAAAAACTATGGAACCAATGAAGAGAGCTATATCAGATGCAGGAATATCAGTTTCTGAAATAGATGACGTATTACTAGTTGGTGGTTCTACAAGAATACCAGCAGTTCAGGAAGCTGTTAAAAAATTCATAGGAAAAGAACCTCACAAAGGTATAAACCCAGACGAATGTGTTGCAGCTGGTGCTTCAATACAGGCAGGTGTATTAACTGGTGAAGTTAACGACTTATTATTATTAGACGTAACTCCATTATCATTAGGTATAGAAACATTAGGTAATGTATTCACTAAGATAATAGAAAGAAATACAACAATACCAACTAAAAAATCTCAGGTATTCTCAACTGCAGCAGATAACCAGACAGCTGTTGATATACATGTACTTCAGGGTGAAAGAAGTATGGCTTACGATAATACTACATTAGGTAGATTCCAGTTAACTGATATACCACCAGCAATGAGAGGAATCCCTCAGATAGAAGTTACTTTCGATATAGATGCTAACGGTATAGTTCATGTTACAGCTAAAGATTTAGGAACTGGAAAAGAACAGAAAATAACTATAACTTCTAACACTAACTTATCTGAAGAAGAAATAGAAAGAAAAGTAAAAGAAGCTGAAATGAATGCAGAAGCAGATAAAGCTAAAAAAGAAAAAATAGAAGCAGTTAACCAGGCTGAATCAACAGTATATCAGACAGAAAAAACTTTAAAAGAAGTTGAAGATAAAATAAGCGCTGATGATAAAGCTGAAATAGAAAAAGCAATAGAAAACGTAAAATCTGTAAAAGATAAAGAAGATGCATCAGCAGAAGAAATCAAAAATGCTATAGATGAATTAATGCAGAAATTCCAGAAAGTATCTGAAGTAATGTATCAGCAGGCACAGCAGCAAGCAGGTGCTGAACAGGCAAATGAAGGATCATCTTCAAATAATGACAATGTATATGATGCAGACTTCAAAGAAGTAGATGAAGATAAATAA
- a CDS encoding 16S rRNA (uracil(1498)-N(3))-methyltransferase, translating to MDRFFVDKNNINLEENTCIIEGEDVKHITKVLRYREGEKLEICDGEDNEYVGEIKSMSKEEVCLDIIDKRDIKRESKLRVRVYQGMPKGPKMEYILQKLTEVGTDEIILVDTKRSVAKVDGKKEDKKLERWERIIYEAAKQSKRGKIPTLKGVLSFKEALEDMKRNDYNICPYEDERNIPLVKEIRGLDIESIGIFIGPEGGIADEEIDALKENGAKVVTLGPRILRTETASTVASALVQYELGDLGGEI from the coding sequence ATGGATAGATTTTTTGTAGACAAGAACAATATAAATTTAGAAGAAAATACATGCATCATAGAAGGTGAAGATGTAAAGCATATAACAAAAGTTCTTAGATATAGAGAAGGCGAAAAACTTGAAATCTGTGACGGAGAAGATAACGAGTATGTTGGTGAAATAAAATCTATGTCTAAAGAAGAAGTTTGTCTAGATATAATAGACAAAAGAGATATAAAAAGAGAGTCTAAGCTAAGAGTTAGAGTATATCAGGGAATGCCAAAAGGTCCTAAAATGGAGTATATTCTTCAGAAATTAACAGAAGTTGGAACTGATGAAATAATTCTAGTAGATACTAAGAGAAGTGTTGCAAAAGTAGACGGTAAAAAAGAAGATAAAAAGCTTGAAAGATGGGAAAGAATCATCTATGAAGCAGCTAAACAGTCTAAGAGAGGAAAAATTCCTACATTAAAAGGGGTTTTAAGTTTTAAAGAAGCTCTTGAGGATATGAAGAGAAATGATTATAATATTTGCCCTTATGAAGACGAAAGAAATATACCTTTAGTTAAAGAGATAAGAGGGCTTGATATAGAAAGTATAGGAATATTTATAGGACCAGAAGGTGGAATTGCTGACGAAGAAATAGATGCACTTAAAGAAAATGGAGCAAAAGTAGTTACTCTTGGTCCTAGAATTCTTAGAACAGAAACTGCATCTACTGTAGCCTCAGCACTTGTACAATATGAATTAGGTGATTTAGGAGGAGAAATATAA
- the hrcA gene encoding heat-inducible transcriptional repressor HrcA, with protein MELNERKLNILKAIVKDYIDTAEAIGSRTISKKHDFGVSAATIRNEMADLEELGYLIQPHTSAGRVPSVKGYRLYVDSLMNKGELTDEEKRLIENCMQNNIDNINGLIHETSKMLSKLTNYTTVAITKSIANNVIKYIQLVNLNENEILLIVVSAKGDVKKANIPVRENIEQAKLNLISDSLTKRLAGKSVADLDENFISYVKYQIGEFSMIVDTLIDVLNGEESDDDYSLTLNGATNIFNYPEFNDIIKAREFLNLVEEKDAVTDLIKQKGIQKDNLNILIGNENGKGLEKDCSVVTATYNVDNNTLGKISFIGPTRMDYARVCSIINYMSILLNKKK; from the coding sequence TTGGAATTGAATGAGAGAAAATTAAATATACTTAAAGCGATAGTTAAAGATTATATTGATACAGCAGAGGCTATCGGTTCTAGAACAATTTCAAAGAAACATGATTTTGGAGTTAGTGCAGCGACTATAAGAAATGAAATGGCGGATTTGGAAGAGCTAGGATATCTAATACAGCCTCACACATCTGCAGGTCGTGTTCCTTCAGTTAAAGGATATAGATTATATGTTGATTCTTTAATGAACAAGGGAGAGCTTACTGATGAGGAAAAAAGATTAATTGAAAACTGTATGCAAAACAATATAGACAATATAAATGGTTTAATTCATGAAACATCAAAGATGTTATCAAAATTAACCAATTATACTACAGTAGCTATTACAAAGAGTATAGCAAACAACGTAATAAAATATATACAGTTGGTAAACTTAAATGAAAACGAGATACTTTTAATAGTAGTTTCAGCAAAAGGTGATGTAAAGAAAGCGAACATACCAGTAAGAGAAAACATTGAACAAGCTAAACTAAATCTTATATCAGATAGTTTAACAAAAAGACTTGCTGGAAAGAGTGTAGCTGACTTAGATGAAAACTTTATATCATATGTAAAATATCAGATTGGTGAGTTTTCAATGATAGTCGATACATTAATAGATGTTCTAAATGGTGAAGAGTCAGATGATGATTATTCACTTACATTAAATGGAGCTACAAACATTTTCAATTACCCTGAGTTTAACGACATAATAAAAGCTAGAGAATTTTTAAATCTAGTAGAAGAAAAAGATGCCGTTACAGATCTTATTAAACAGAAGGGTATTCAAAAGGATAATCTAAATATTTTAATAGGTAATGAAAATGGAAAAGGTCTTGAAAAAGATTGTAGTGTCGTAACAGCTACATATAATGTAGACAATAATACATTAGGAAAGATAAGCTTTATAGGACCTACAAGAATGGATTATGCTAGAGTTTGCTCAATAATAAATTATATGAGCATTTTACTAAATAAAAAGAAATAA
- the grpE gene encoding nucleotide exchange factor GrpE, producing MYVLENNKGINEETKDTKTAEKAQNEEVNVSNEEIEGEAENVTDINAKLEEKKLKDEIADLNDKYQRLQAEYANYRRRTNEEKENIGIFANEKIMAELIPVIDNMERALDSADKGTAVYQGVELVLKQLLDTLGKFGLKEIPAEDEPFDPNFHQAVMQDHICGVEPGKVVDVLQKGYKLNEKVVRATMVKVSC from the coding sequence GTGTATGTCTTGGAAAATAATAAAGGTATAAACGAGGAGACAAAAGATACTAAAACGGCTGAGAAAGCTCAGAATGAAGAAGTAAATGTTTCTAATGAAGAGATAGAAGGTGAAGCAGAAAACGTAACAGATATAAATGCTAAACTTGAAGAAAAAAAATTAAAAGATGAAATAGCGGATTTAAATGATAAATATCAGAGACTTCAAGCTGAGTATGCAAACTACAGAAGAAGAACTAATGAAGAAAAAGAAAATATAGGAATATTTGCCAATGAAAAAATAATGGCAGAACTTATTCCTGTTATAGACAATATGGAAAGAGCTTTAGATTCAGCAGATAAAGGTACAGCAGTTTATCAGGGTGTTGAGCTAGTTTTAAAACAGCTTTTAGATACTCTTGGTAAATTTGGTCTTAAAGAAATACCAGCTGAAGATGAGCCTTTCGATCCAAACTTCCATCAGGCAGTTATGCAGGATCATATATGTGGTGTAGAACCTGGTAAGGTTGTAGATGTGCTACAAAAAGGATATAAATTAAATGAAAAAGTTGTAAGAGCAACTATGGTAAAAGTTTCTTGCTAA
- the dnaJ gene encoding molecular chaperone DnaJ — protein MSSKRDYYELLGVEKTATAQEIKKAYRKLAMKYHPDRNPGDKEAEEKFKEINEAYEVLSDEEKRKRYDQFGPDGVNGQGGFGGQGGFGGFGQGDFSGFGGFEDIFGDIFGGGFGGFGGSGSRRRGPVRGADIRQRVRVTFEEAAKGVKKEIKVTRNEECSECHGTGAKPGTSKKTCPNCNGTGTVRSVQRTPFGNIASTKTCPNCNGTGEIIDTPCSKCKGTGSVRKTKTIEVDIPAGIDDGQMIKLSGQGEFGEPGAPKGDLYIIVEVTPHEIFRRDGYDIYIDMPITFVQAALGDEIEVPTLDGKVKYTIPEGTQTGTVFRLRDRGIKRIRGNSNGDQYVKVNVEVPKKLSEKQKELLREFAGECGSKEHEKKATFGEKIDRLFGKKKK, from the coding sequence TTGAGTAGTAAAAGAGATTATTATGAACTTCTTGGCGTTGAAAAGACAGCAACAGCTCAGGAAATTAAAAAAGCATATAGAAAACTAGCTATGAAATATCACCCAGATAGAAATCCAGGTGATAAAGAAGCTGAAGAAAAATTCAAAGAAATAAATGAAGCATATGAAGTATTATCAGATGAGGAAAAGAGAAAAAGATATGATCAGTTTGGTCCAGATGGCGTAAATGGTCAAGGAGGATTCGGTGGTCAAGGTGGCTTTGGCGGCTTTGGTCAGGGTGACTTCAGTGGATTTGGCGGATTTGAAGATATATTTGGAGATATATTCGGTGGCGGATTCGGCGGATTTGGAGGATCTGGCTCAAGAAGAAGAGGTCCAGTAAGAGGTGCTGATATAAGACAGAGAGTAAGAGTTACATTTGAAGAAGCTGCAAAAGGTGTTAAAAAGGAAATAAAAGTAACTAGAAATGAAGAATGTAGCGAATGTCATGGTACAGGAGCAAAACCAGGTACTTCTAAGAAAACTTGTCCAAACTGTAATGGTACTGGTACAGTTAGAAGTGTACAGAGAACACCATTTGGTAATATAGCAAGTACTAAGACTTGTCCAAACTGTAATGGTACTGGTGAAATAATAGATACTCCATGTTCTAAATGTAAGGGAACTGGTAGTGTAAGAAAAACTAAGACTATCGAAGTTGATATACCAGCAGGTATAGATGATGGACAGATGATAAAATTATCTGGACAGGGTGAATTTGGTGAACCAGGAGCTCCAAAAGGAGATTTATATATAATAGTAGAAGTTACTCCTCATGAAATATTCAGAAGAGATGGATACGATATTTATATAGATATGCCTATAACATTTGTTCAGGCAGCACTTGGTGATGAGATAGAAGTGCCAACTCTTGATGGTAAGGTTAAATATACTATACCAGAAGGTACTCAGACAGGTACAGTATTTAGATTAAGAGATAGAGGTATAAAACGTATTAGAGGTAATTCTAATGGTGATCAGTATGTTAAGGTCAATGTAGAAGTGCCTAAGAAACTTTCTGAAAAACAGAAAGAATTATTAAGAGAATTCGCAGGTGAATGTGGGTCGAAAGAACACGAAAAAAAAGCCACATTCGGGGAAAAAATAGATAGATTATTTGGAAAGAAAAAGAAATAA
- the prmA gene encoding 50S ribosomal protein L11 methyltransferase, with translation MGNWIEVTIRTTTEAVEAITNILYENGAAGAMIEDPNDFKFQKKHEYDWDYVEEEVFNKSGEDCVKIKTYISEEKNVPEFVENVRHRISTLKDFGIDPGEGSVSLDTVNEADWANNWKKYYKPTKVGEKIVIKPSWEEYEEQDGDIVIELDPGMAFGTGTHETTSMCICQLEKYVTPDAKVFDIGCGSGILAIAAAKLGANDVTAVDLDEVAVEVAKENVKESNVEDKVTVLHGNLTDVIHDKADVVVANIIADIIKILAKDVQQFMKEDAVFISSGIILAKIDEVVESLEENGFEIVEVIRKGEWSAIVSKIKK, from the coding sequence ATGGGAAATTGGATAGAAGTAACAATTAGAACAACTACAGAAGCAGTTGAGGCTATAACAAATATACTTTATGAAAATGGAGCAGCAGGGGCTATGATAGAAGACCCTAATGACTTCAAATTCCAGAAAAAACACGAATATGATTGGGATTATGTTGAAGAAGAAGTATTCAACAAAAGTGGAGAAGACTGCGTAAAAATAAAAACATATATATCTGAAGAAAAAAATGTACCAGAATTCGTTGAAAATGTAAGACATAGAATATCTACACTTAAAGATTTCGGTATAGATCCAGGTGAAGGAAGTGTGTCTTTAGATACAGTTAATGAAGCTGATTGGGCGAATAACTGGAAAAAATACTACAAACCAACTAAAGTAGGTGAAAAGATAGTTATAAAACCATCTTGGGAAGAATACGAAGAACAGGATGGAGATATAGTTATAGAGTTAGATCCAGGTATGGCATTTGGTACAGGTACTCACGAAACAACTAGTATGTGTATATGCCAGTTAGAAAAATACGTTACTCCAGATGCTAAGGTATTCGATATAGGTTGTGGTAGTGGTATATTAGCAATAGCAGCTGCTAAATTAGGTGCTAACGATGTAACAGCAGTTGATTTAGATGAAGTAGCTGTTGAAGTTGCTAAAGAAAATGTAAAAGAAAGTAATGTAGAAGATAAAGTTACAGTACTTCATGGAAACTTAACTGATGTTATACATGACAAAGCAGACGTTGTTGTGGCTAATATAATAGCAGATATAATAAAAATACTTGCTAAGGATGTACAGCAGTTTATGAAAGAAGATGCTGTGTTTATATCTTCAGGTATAATACTTGCAAAAATAGATGAAGTAGTAGAAAGTCTTGAAGAAAATGGATTTGAAATAGTAGAAGTTATCAGAAAAGGAGAATGGTCTGCTATAGTATCTAAAATAAAAAAATAA
- a CDS encoding nitroreductase family protein codes for MMDYKNLIMNSKSVRSFKEKEVEAKNLEEIKKYIETAKVLVPGIETELKFYDKGEVYDKMEGLAGYNGFLIDAPHYMLLLSDKKDNYIENAGYIAENARLKGVELKIDSCWITFDDGKKILENIGIVTDKELVALVAFGYADEAKKKVLKATKTGENYSQSEMEKAMAEPASDRKAIEEIVFMDKWGQAADIEDLETRALLDAFSYARLAPSALNKQPWRFIVDGGKIVLVVDKEELKDEYEGKIASGIVMLYFGVIVDTTLMDSKWVFDASGYEVPAEYRVVGYCNI; via the coding sequence ATGATGGATTATAAGAATTTAATAATGAACTCAAAATCAGTTAGAAGTTTTAAAGAAAAAGAAGTTGAAGCTAAAAACTTAGAAGAAATAAAAAAATATATAGAAACAGCTAAAGTTCTAGTTCCTGGTATAGAAACAGAATTAAAATTCTATGACAAAGGTGAAGTATATGACAAAATGGAAGGATTAGCTGGATACAATGGATTCCTTATAGATGCACCACACTACATGCTTTTACTTTCAGATAAAAAAGATAATTATATAGAAAATGCTGGATATATAGCAGAAAACGCAAGATTAAAAGGTGTAGAATTAAAAATAGATTCTTGCTGGATAACATTTGATGACGGAAAGAAAATACTTGAAAATATAGGAATAGTAACTGATAAAGAATTAGTTGCATTAGTAGCATTTGGATATGCTGATGAAGCTAAGAAAAAAGTTTTAAAAGCTACTAAAACTGGAGAAAACTATTCTCAGTCAGAAATGGAAAAAGCAATGGCAGAACCTGCATCAGATAGAAAAGCTATAGAAGAAATAGTATTTATGGATAAATGGGGACAGGCAGCAGATATAGAAGATCTAGAAACAAGAGCTTTATTAGATGCATTCTCATATGCTAGACTAGCTCCTTCAGCACTTAACAAACAGCCATGGAGATTTATAGTTGATGGTGGTAAAATAGTTCTTGTTGTTGATAAAGAAGAATTAAAAGACGAATACGAAGGAAAAATAGCTTCTGGTATAGTTATGTTATACTTCGGAGTAATAGTGGATACAACTCTTATGGATTCTAAATGGGTATTTGATGCAAGTGGATATGAAGTACCTGCTGAATATAGAGTAGTTGGATACTGCAATATATAA
- the hemW gene encoding radical SAM family heme chaperone HemW: MFGVYIHIPFCVKKCKYCDFNSFKMNLCDKKRYLDDLKKEIKMYSGECADRIVDTIFFGGGTPSILSCDEIESLMKCVKDSFNISDDTEITMECNPGTIDRKKLETIKRSGINRLSIGLQAVQNHHLSYIGRIHTYEEFEKNFKEARSVGFDNINIDLMFALPNQTEDDWKESLEKVVGLNPEHISAYSLIMEEGTELFDMYEREEFELMDEDRDIEMYEYTINYLKNNGYNQYEISNYSKEGKECRHNIIYWQCDNYLGLGAGAAGYLARDRYTNESNLNSYHKKIESGKKPIISVENLSDEEMMEEMVFMGLRMNSGINRIDFKNRFGVEFCDKYKKQVEDLAERGLLSVVEENIKLTQKGREISNSVFLEILS; the protein is encoded by the coding sequence ATGTTTGGAGTTTATATACATATTCCGTTTTGTGTAAAGAAGTGTAAATACTGTGATTTTAATTCGTTTAAAATGAATTTATGTGATAAGAAGAGATATTTAGATGATTTAAAGAAAGAGATAAAGATGTATTCTGGTGAATGTGCTGATAGAATAGTAGATACTATTTTCTTTGGAGGAGGGACTCCTAGTATTTTATCTTGTGATGAGATTGAGAGTTTGATGAAGTGCGTTAAAGATAGTTTTAATATTTCTGATGATACCGAGATTACTATGGAATGTAATCCTGGTACTATTGATAGGAAAAAGTTAGAAACTATTAAAAGAAGTGGAATAAATAGGCTGAGTATAGGCCTTCAAGCTGTTCAAAATCATCATTTAAGTTATATAGGGAGAATTCATACTTATGAGGAGTTTGAGAAGAATTTTAAAGAGGCTAGAAGTGTAGGTTTTGATAATATCAATATAGATCTCATGTTTGCACTTCCTAATCAGACTGAGGACGATTGGAAAGAGAGTTTGGAAAAGGTTGTTGGATTAAACCCTGAGCATATTTCTGCGTATTCTCTTATAATGGAAGAGGGAACAGAGCTTTTTGATATGTATGAGCGAGAAGAGTTTGAACTTATGGACGAGGATAGAGATATAGAGATGTATGAATACACTATTAACTATCTAAAAAACAATGGATATAATCAGTACGAAATATCTAATTATTCTAAAGAAGGTAAAGAGTGTAGACACAATATAATCTATTGGCAGTGTGATAACTATCTTGGACTTGGTGCAGGTGCAGCTGGATATCTTGCTAGAGATAGATATACAAATGAGTCAAATTTAAATAGTTACCATAAAAAAATAGAAAGTGGGAAAAAGCCTATTATAAGTGTAGAAAATCTTTCTGATGAGGAAATGATGGAAGAAATGGTGTTTATGGGATTAAGAATGAACTCTGGAATTAATAGAATTGATTTTAAAAATAGATTTGGAGTTGAATTCTGTGATAAATATAAAAAACAGGTAGAGGATTTGGCTGAGAGAGGACTCTTATCTGTAGTTGAGGAAAATATAAAACTAACTCAAAAGGGAAGAGAGATATCTAATAGTGTATTTTTAGAAATATTATCTTAG
- a CDS encoding CCA tRNA nucleotidyltransferase has translation MIFLIKLPETTEYIIEKIEKNGFEAFAVGGCIRDSLLGRVPNDWDIATSAKPEDIMNIFENTVETGIEHGTVTVVIDKEPYEVTTYRIDGDYTDGRHPDSVEFTENIEEDLSRRDFTINAMAYNNSTGLVDVFGGRDDLKNKVIRCVGDPIKRFEEDALRMMRGIRFSAQLEFSIENDTFKAIEEMSDLISAVSIERINVEFTKTLMSDAKKIMIYHESGILKNILQELYKIDSEDYNREFSAVEMIKMGVNCADLCKKDLACRLAGFFIYINEAIGLENTRKILKKMRYDNKTISKACELLKYGMRNISNNKEDLKYLLMKLDSVEMLEDLIDLKAAEVDTYLEERKSKFEEKSEEEKKIESVGIEVLEAFTVEALIVLNNVENTLKEIVDNGECFRVKDLDINGKDLIAAGIKPGKEIGEMLNKILKEVIKNPDINKKEKLLEMIK, from the coding sequence GTGATTTTTTTGATAAAATTGCCAGAAACAACAGAGTATATAATAGAAAAAATAGAAAAAAATGGATTTGAGGCATTTGCAGTAGGTGGATGTATAAGAGATAGTCTACTTGGACGAGTGCCAAATGATTGGGATATAGCTACATCTGCAAAGCCAGAAGATATAATGAATATATTTGAAAATACTGTAGAAACAGGTATAGAACATGGTACTGTCACTGTAGTGATAGATAAGGAACCGTATGAAGTAACTACATATAGAATAGATGGAGATTATACAGATGGAAGACATCCAGATAGTGTAGAGTTCACTGAAAATATAGAAGAAGATTTATCTAGAAGAGATTTTACTATAAATGCTATGGCGTATAATAATTCTACTGGATTGGTTGATGTGTTTGGTGGTAGAGATGATCTTAAAAATAAGGTAATAAGATGTGTTGGAGATCCAATAAAAAGATTTGAAGAAGATGCACTTAGGATGATGAGGGGAATTAGATTTTCTGCACAACTTGAATTCTCTATTGAGAATGATACATTCAAAGCGATAGAAGAAATGTCGGATTTAATCTCAGCAGTATCTATTGAGAGAATAAATGTAGAATTTACTAAGACATTGATGTCAGATGCAAAAAAAATAATGATTTATCATGAAAGTGGAATACTAAAAAATATACTACAAGAGCTGTATAAGATAGATAGTGAAGATTATAATAGAGAATTTTCGGCTGTAGAAATGATAAAAATGGGTGTTAATTGTGCTGATTTATGTAAAAAAGATTTAGCTTGTAGGTTAGCTGGATTCTTTATTTATATAAATGAAGCTATTGGACTAGAGAATACTAGAAAAATATTGAAAAAGATGAGATATGATAATAAAACAATTTCTAAGGCTTGTGAGCTTTTAAAATACGGTATGAGAAATATCTCCAATAATAAAGAGGATTTAAAGTATTTACTTATGAAATTGGATAGTGTAGAAATGTTGGAGGATTTAATTGATTTAAAGGCTGCTGAAGTAGATACATATTTAGAAGAAAGAAAAAGTAAATTTGAAGAAAAAAGTGAAGAAGAGAAGAAAATTGAAAGTGTAGGGATAGAAGTATTAGAAGCATTTACAGTAGAAGCTCTTATAGTACTAAATAACGTAGAAAATACTTTAAAAGAAATTGTGGATAACGGCGAATGTTTTAGAGTTAAAGATTTAGATATAAATGGAAAAGATTTAATAGCAGCTGGAATAAAACCAGGCAAGGAAATAGGAGAAATGCTAAATAAAATCTTAAAAGAAGTAATAAAAAATCCAGATATAAATAAAAAAGAAAAATTATTAGAAATGATAAAATAA